One window from the genome of Leuconostoc suionicum encodes:
- a CDS encoding YhgE/Pip domain-containing protein, whose translation MRKFFENSEWTRVRKIRGLPLLLVGITLIPSLYAVIFLSSLWDTYGRVDHLPVAIVNQDKTAEINGKSQNIGDDLTKKLLDSKQLKLTETSAKKAKKGLTSGKYYMTITIPKTFTKNSGTLLNAKPVKPEIKVAHNTGQGFIAEKLTASAADKVQANVSKSLQSVYNKTILNATASSTKGFQSGSKGATQLGSGLSQLQDGTKKLQDGTTQLQTGTSQLATGLSQYTNGVSSANTGAQQLTSGAQQLATQLQKVSDEINTKQSANAADLKQLDTGLTQLTQGLQKLSKVESPTVTVDSTKLNEASEKLSAGLTGAGKDAAAFKALAQDADFQKFLQENPTVAAKYQAALSDLGENVQSSATAATTIQSQLTTLKAMLPQLQALQAEIPELQKLGQQGSVATQGAQTAIKTLNDSLTTVSQGIANQAVPGAQQLAQGSSQLTTGLGQLAAKNDTLNSSVSQLNDGTTQLLTGENQASAALQQAGTGATTLANKLADGAVKLSAIHNKKSNVVALSQPVKQKSSNLSKVPNNGTGMAPYMMSVGLFVGMITFTTIFDFMTVSKKPKNGFTWWANKQLINAPVFIGQALIMTGLLFLVDGMEAQRPAMTFVVALAASFGFNQFVVLFNVLIGKLGSGIMLVLMVLQLSASAGSYPIELSNSFFEAIHPWMPMSYSVHAFRETISIGGSVASDLTVLLSLGVISMVLTWFVYQMKLNHNQLTFKH comes from the coding sequence ATGAGGAAGTTTTTTGAGAATTCAGAATGGACCCGTGTTCGAAAAATTAGGGGGTTACCATTATTATTGGTTGGTATTACACTCATTCCGAGTTTATACGCAGTCATTTTTTTGTCGTCACTTTGGGATACTTATGGTAGAGTGGATCATCTTCCAGTTGCGATTGTTAATCAAGACAAGACCGCAGAGATTAATGGGAAATCACAGAATATAGGCGATGATTTAACGAAAAAATTGCTCGACAGCAAGCAATTAAAATTAACTGAGACTTCGGCTAAGAAAGCTAAAAAGGGACTTACATCTGGAAAGTATTACATGACTATCACGATACCTAAGACCTTTACGAAGAATTCAGGTACGTTGTTGAATGCTAAGCCAGTCAAGCCCGAGATTAAAGTTGCGCATAATACTGGGCAAGGATTCATTGCTGAAAAATTAACGGCTTCGGCTGCTGATAAAGTACAGGCAAATGTTTCAAAATCACTGCAAAGCGTTTATAATAAAACAATTTTAAATGCAACAGCTTCTTCGACAAAAGGTTTTCAATCAGGGTCTAAAGGTGCCACACAACTTGGGAGTGGGTTATCACAATTGCAAGATGGTACTAAAAAATTGCAAGATGGCACAACACAGCTCCAAACCGGTACTTCACAGTTGGCAACGGGCTTGTCACAGTATACAAATGGCGTGTCGTCTGCTAATACTGGTGCCCAACAGCTAACTTCAGGTGCTCAACAACTTGCCACACAGCTCCAAAAGGTTTCTGACGAGATTAATACAAAGCAAAGTGCCAACGCGGCTGATTTAAAACAGCTTGATACAGGATTGACGCAACTCACACAGGGCTTACAAAAACTAAGTAAGGTTGAGTCACCAACGGTAACTGTTGATTCGACAAAGCTTAACGAAGCGTCCGAAAAGCTGTCAGCTGGATTAACTGGTGCTGGGAAGGATGCAGCTGCTTTTAAGGCATTAGCTCAAGATGCTGATTTCCAAAAATTTTTACAAGAAAATCCTACGGTTGCTGCTAAATATCAAGCGGCATTAAGTGATTTAGGTGAAAATGTGCAATCAAGTGCTACAGCAGCCACTACAATTCAGAGTCAATTGACCACATTAAAGGCTATGCTGCCACAATTACAAGCATTGCAGGCAGAAATTCCAGAATTACAGAAGCTCGGTCAACAAGGATCTGTTGCTACTCAAGGTGCGCAAACAGCCATTAAAACACTAAATGATAGTTTAACTACTGTCAGCCAAGGAATAGCTAACCAAGCAGTACCGGGCGCCCAACAGCTAGCGCAAGGGTCATCACAATTAACCACAGGGCTTGGACAGTTAGCTGCCAAAAACGATACGCTTAATAGTAGTGTTTCGCAATTAAATGATGGTACGACACAGTTACTTACTGGTGAAAATCAAGCTAGTGCGGCTTTACAGCAGGCAGGCACTGGCGCAACCACTTTAGCGAATAAATTAGCTGATGGTGCTGTGAAATTGTCAGCTATACACAATAAGAAATCAAATGTGGTAGCATTATCACAGCCAGTCAAGCAAAAATCATCTAATTTATCAAAGGTTCCTAACAACGGAACTGGAATGGCGCCATATATGATGTCTGTTGGTCTATTTGTTGGTATGATCACATTTACGACCATATTTGATTTCATGACGGTTTCTAAAAAGCCAAAAAATGGTTTCACATGGTGGGCTAACAAGCAGTTAATTAATGCGCCGGTCTTTATTGGACAAGCACTGATTATGACTGGTTTACTCTTCTTAGTGGATGGCATGGAGGCGCAGCGGCCAGCGATGACATTTGTTGTAGCCTTAGCAGCATCCTTTGGGTTCAACCAGTTTGTTGTCTTGTTTAATGTGCTAATTGGTAAACTAGGGTCAGGAATTATGCTGGTTTTGATGGTATTACAACTGAGTGCTAGTGCGGGATCTTATCCGATCGAGTTGTCAAACAGCTTTTTTGAGGCGATTCATCCATGGATGCCAATGAGTTACTCTGTCCATGCCTTCCGCGAAACAATTTCTATAGGTGGTAGTGTTGCATCAGACTTAACTGTATTGTTATCATTAGGGGTGATATCAATGGTACTAACATGGTTTGTGTACCAAATGAAATTAAACCATAATCAGTTAACTTTTAAGCATTAA
- the rlmH gene encoding 23S rRNA (pseudouridine(1915)-N(3))-methyltransferase RlmH: protein MNIKLITVGKLKEKYLKEGIAEYTKRLSRFCKFQVVELIDEKTPENASEAQNNQIMAKEGERIQAKIGSRDYVIVLAIEGKQFPSEEFSQKLEAVAVNGYSDITFIIGGSLGLSKEIKQRANLKMSFGLLTLPHQLMRLVLIEQIYRAFMIQQGSPYHK, encoded by the coding sequence ATGAATATTAAATTAATCACGGTCGGGAAACTAAAGGAAAAGTATTTAAAGGAGGGCATTGCGGAGTATACAAAACGATTATCTCGCTTTTGTAAATTTCAAGTAGTTGAGTTGATTGATGAAAAGACGCCGGAAAATGCTAGTGAAGCACAGAATAATCAAATTATGGCCAAAGAAGGGGAGCGAATTCAGGCGAAAATTGGTTCGCGTGATTATGTTATTGTGCTAGCAATAGAAGGGAAACAGTTTCCTTCCGAAGAGTTTTCTCAAAAACTTGAAGCCGTTGCGGTTAATGGTTATTCGGACATTACTTTTATTATTGGTGGTTCTCTTGGATTATCTAAGGAAATCAAGCAAAGGGCGAACTTAAAGATGAGCTTTGGTTTGCTGACTTTGCCACATCAATTAATGCGTCTTGTGCTAATTGAACAAATTTATCGTGCCTTTATGATTCAACAAGGGTCACCATATCATAAATAA
- a CDS encoding S1C family serine protease, translating to MVQSALTKTLLTGVIAGVVGGGAILYGQQGVQLLQNQNQKVSTTATSTKTIAKNATATSAYNKVSDAVVSVLNFTKSSQGSYQESSEGSGVIYKKTDGSAFIVTNNHVITGAAKIQVMLHSGKKVTATLVGKDAMTDLAVLKIDGTDVTTTAQFGDSSKITVGENVLAIGSPLGSEYASSVTQGIISAKKRLVETTSENGQNYGGSTVIQTDAAINPGNSGGPLINFAGQVIGINSMKLSTSSSGTSVEGMGFAIPSDQVVDIVNKLVKNGKVTRPAIGISLINLSEVTASEQKSTLKIPDSVTGGVVVMSLTNNGPADKAGLKKYDVIVGINGKKVSSQADLREELYKNSLGDTITLTYYHQDTKKTVKVKLTQKLAS from the coding sequence ATGGTACAATCAGCATTAACAAAAACGTTGTTAACTGGCGTCATTGCTGGTGTTGTTGGTGGAGGAGCAATTTTGTATGGGCAACAAGGTGTACAATTGTTACAAAATCAAAATCAAAAAGTAAGTACGACAGCAACAAGTACAAAAACGATTGCCAAGAATGCAACCGCTACATCAGCTTATAATAAGGTATCAGATGCAGTTGTATCTGTATTAAACTTTACTAAATCTAGTCAAGGTAGTTATCAAGAATCGTCAGAAGGTTCTGGCGTGATCTATAAAAAAACAGATGGGTCGGCATTTATTGTAACGAATAATCACGTCATCACTGGAGCGGCTAAAATTCAAGTTATGCTGCACAGTGGGAAGAAAGTGACCGCAACACTAGTCGGCAAAGATGCGATGACTGACTTAGCTGTTCTGAAGATCGACGGCACAGACGTTACGACAACTGCACAATTTGGCGATTCAAGTAAAATAACTGTTGGTGAAAACGTCTTGGCAATTGGTTCGCCGCTGGGATCTGAGTATGCTTCGTCAGTGACGCAAGGTATCATTTCTGCCAAAAAAAGGTTAGTTGAGACGACATCTGAAAATGGGCAGAATTATGGTGGATCCACGGTTATTCAGACGGATGCTGCCATTAACCCTGGTAACTCAGGGGGACCATTAATTAATTTTGCAGGACAAGTTATTGGTATTAACTCAATGAAGTTATCAACATCTTCTTCGGGAACGAGCGTTGAGGGGATGGGTTTTGCAATTCCTTCTGATCAAGTCGTTGACATTGTTAACAAATTAGTCAAAAATGGTAAGGTCACACGACCAGCAATCGGTATTAGCTTGATTAATTTGTCGGAAGTAACAGCTTCTGAGCAAAAATCAACTTTGAAAATTCCAGATAGTGTTACTGGTGGTGTTGTAGTAATGAGTTTGACTAACAATGGCCCAGCGGATAAAGCTGGATTGAAAAAGTACGATGTTATCGTTGGCATTAATGGTAAAAAGGTAAGTTCACAGGCTGATCTGCGAGAAGAACTGTACAAGAATTCGCTTGGGGACACAATAACATTGACTTATTATCATCAGGATACTAAGAAGACAGTCAAGGTTAAATTAACACAGAAATTAGCAAGCTAA
- the yycI gene encoding two-component system regulatory protein YycI, giving the protein MQFRRLKILMMMLFIFLDVFLFFWWRSNQRPSIKVTDANANIISEIKNQKIKVANFSTSVTYASYLAGKRSNSLMSTIDKLSNFNANINNQTLYVTFNKTSQLGRGNTSSGKKAATDDVEASKIARNAGYRYNPILSKVNVKNRVTYSQYIDNLPVIAKQGLMIFNKDKDHKVTDFTQTKITKITVLRDERATITEEAAIVALYKFNELNSGDKLSKGVLSYDTSVKVNGYDIYLPVWVFVVTHANGNTGLLKINAFTGDNLSE; this is encoded by the coding sequence ATGCAGTTTAGACGACTAAAAATATTAATGATGATGTTATTCATCTTTTTGGACGTGTTTCTCTTTTTTTGGTGGCGCAGCAATCAGAGACCAAGTATTAAAGTGACCGATGCAAATGCGAATATCATTAGTGAGATTAAAAATCAAAAAATAAAAGTAGCCAACTTTAGTACTTCGGTTACTTATGCTAGTTATTTAGCTGGTAAACGATCAAATAGCTTGATGTCAACGATTGATAAGTTATCAAACTTCAATGCAAATATTAATAATCAGACACTCTATGTGACCTTCAATAAAACATCGCAACTGGGTAGAGGAAATACTAGTAGTGGTAAAAAAGCTGCGACGGATGACGTTGAGGCGTCAAAGATAGCACGTAATGCAGGATATCGATATAATCCTATTCTTTCCAAAGTTAATGTGAAGAACCGTGTAACCTATTCTCAGTATATTGATAATTTGCCGGTCATCGCCAAACAAGGGCTGATGATTTTTAACAAAGATAAAGACCATAAGGTAACTGATTTTACACAAACCAAAATAACTAAGATTACAGTATTGCGTGATGAGCGTGCAACAATTACAGAGGAAGCCGCAATTGTCGCTCTTTATAAATTCAATGAGCTAAATAGTGGTGACAAATTATCAAAAGGTGTTTTATCATATGATACATCTGTAAAGGTTAATGGCTATGACATTTATTTACCGGTGTGGGTATTTGTTGTAACACACGCAAATGGCAACACAGGCCTTTTGAAAATTAATGCTTTTACGGGTGATAACTTATCAGAATAA
- the walK gene encoding cell wall metabolism sensor histidine kinase WalK: MTSITKFFQSIRFRITLVFVLLMIIALELLGAFFVRQMERQNLRTFQQQITLPKYVTDPINTALRNSNSDEGNHEIQDVLSGLNNTNIEEVQVIDKTGTIRGTTSVSGQQTISQKTTDINAQKALAGDQSYVATRTINEKGERKEIMTTPLGVTTGRLKDVSGVIVVKASLLPVYKNINSVMRLFIIAGLIALVASVALALFLARTLTRPIEQISEQTTKIAEGDYSMVNHIYGSDELSQLALSVNDLSTRIEESTETVNAERNRLDSVLTHMADGVLAANRRGEVTIINQAAADFVGVNREEALGQNVVILLRLEGKRTLRDILENLNDFRVDLSDDSKELLVQTYVSLIKRQSGFISGLVVVLHDITEQQRIDSERRMFVSNVSHELRTPLTAVRSYVDALAEGAIDDPEMAQNFLGVVQDETQRMIRMINDLLELSRLDQGTMEVKLEVINLNSLFNFVLNRFDMILESDAKNENTITKSYNILREFTKEDVWVEVDPDKFTQVLDNIMNNAVKYSPDGGTITARLIKTKTRAILSISDQGLGIPRKDLDNIFNRFFRVDKSRSRAQGGTGLGLAISKEVVEKFNGRIWVDSVENKGSTFYISLAYVDEEPEDDWDAE, translated from the coding sequence ATGACGTCAATTACTAAATTTTTCCAATCTATTCGTTTTCGCATCACACTTGTTTTTGTGCTGTTAATGATTATCGCACTCGAACTTTTGGGTGCTTTTTTCGTACGCCAAATGGAACGTCAGAACTTAAGGACATTCCAACAACAGATCACCTTACCTAAATATGTTACTGATCCAATTAACACTGCTTTACGCAATAGTAATTCTGATGAAGGAAATCATGAAATCCAAGACGTTTTGTCTGGATTAAATAATACCAACATTGAAGAAGTACAAGTTATTGATAAAACTGGAACAATTCGAGGAACGACTTCTGTATCAGGTCAGCAAACGATTAGCCAAAAAACGACCGACATTAATGCACAAAAGGCGCTTGCTGGTGACCAGTCGTATGTTGCCACTCGAACGATCAATGAAAAAGGCGAGCGTAAAGAAATCATGACGACACCTTTAGGGGTGACTACTGGGAGATTAAAAGACGTTTCCGGTGTTATTGTTGTAAAAGCCAGTTTATTACCAGTATATAAGAATATTAACAGTGTCATGAGACTCTTTATTATTGCTGGCTTGATTGCGCTAGTTGCCAGTGTGGCGCTGGCCCTATTTTTAGCAAGAACTTTAACAAGACCAATTGAACAAATCAGTGAACAGACGACTAAAATTGCTGAAGGTGATTACTCGATGGTGAATCATATTTATGGTTCTGATGAATTGAGCCAATTGGCATTATCGGTTAATGATTTGTCTACGCGTATTGAAGAGTCAACAGAAACAGTCAACGCGGAGCGTAATCGTTTGGATTCGGTTTTGACGCATATGGCGGATGGTGTTTTAGCAGCCAATCGCCGTGGTGAAGTCACCATTATTAATCAGGCTGCAGCAGATTTTGTAGGAGTTAACCGGGAAGAAGCCCTTGGACAAAATGTTGTTATCCTCTTACGCTTAGAGGGCAAACGTACATTACGTGATATATTGGAAAATCTAAATGATTTTAGAGTAGACTTATCAGATGATAGTAAAGAACTGTTAGTCCAGACCTATGTTTCTTTGATTAAACGCCAATCTGGTTTTATTTCTGGATTAGTTGTGGTTCTACATGATATTACCGAGCAACAGCGTATAGATTCTGAACGACGTATGTTTGTTTCCAATGTTTCGCACGAATTAAGGACACCTTTGACTGCAGTTCGATCTTATGTAGATGCTTTGGCAGAGGGCGCTATTGATGACCCAGAAATGGCCCAAAACTTTTTGGGTGTCGTTCAAGATGAAACGCAGCGTATGATTCGAATGATTAATGATTTGTTGGAGTTATCGCGTCTAGATCAAGGCACAATGGAGGTCAAGCTAGAAGTTATTAATTTAAACAGTTTGTTTAACTTTGTTTTGAATCGTTTTGATATGATTTTGGAAAGTGACGCTAAAAACGAAAATACAATCACTAAAAGCTATAATATTTTGCGTGAATTCACCAAGGAAGATGTTTGGGTTGAAGTTGATCCGGATAAGTTTACTCAGGTATTAGATAATATCATGAACAATGCGGTGAAATACTCACCAGACGGTGGCACTATAACAGCTCGACTGATTAAGACAAAAACGCGTGCGATTTTAAGTATCTCTGATCAAGGGCTAGGCATTCCAAGAAAAGACTTGGATAATATATTTAATCGTTTCTTCCGGGTTGATAAATCAAGGTCCCGTGCACAGGGTGGAACAGGGCTAGGATTAGCTATTTCTAAGGAAGTGGTTGAAAAGTTTAATGGTCGTATTTGGGTTGATTCGGTTGAAAATAAGGGCTCTACCTTCTATATTTCGTTAGCTTATGTTGACGAAGAACCGGAGGACGATTGGGATGCAGAATAA
- the yycF gene encoding response regulator YycF — MSKVLVVDDEKPISDIIKFNLTKEGYDVVTAADGQEALDMYNDENPDLVLLDQMLPEVDGIEVLRQIRSKSDVPVIMVTAKDSEIDKVLGLEMGADDYVTKPFSNRELVARVKANLRSRKSVSQTSEETFNSTEDIHLGDLVIHPQAYMVSKDGADIELTHREFELLYYLAQHIGQVMTREHLLQQVWGYDYFGDVRTVDVTVRRLREKIEDNPSHPNWLATRRGVGYYLRPSEE; from the coding sequence ATGAGTAAAGTATTAGTTGTGGACGATGAAAAACCGATTTCTGATATTATTAAATTCAATCTAACCAAAGAAGGCTACGATGTAGTCACTGCTGCGGACGGTCAAGAAGCACTTGATATGTATAATGATGAAAACCCTGATTTAGTTTTACTAGATCAAATGTTACCAGAAGTTGATGGTATCGAGGTTTTGCGTCAAATCCGTTCTAAGTCAGATGTGCCTGTCATCATGGTGACTGCTAAGGATAGTGAAATTGATAAGGTTCTTGGTTTGGAAATGGGTGCCGATGATTATGTCACTAAACCATTTTCTAATCGTGAATTGGTTGCACGAGTTAAGGCTAATTTGCGAAGTCGAAAGTCTGTTTCGCAAACTTCTGAAGAGACTTTTAATAGCACTGAAGATATTCACTTAGGTGATTTAGTAATCCATCCCCAAGCCTATATGGTTTCAAAGGATGGTGCTGATATTGAGTTAACGCATCGTGAATTTGAATTATTATATTATTTAGCACAACATATTGGACAGGTGATGACACGTGAACACTTGTTACAGCAAGTTTGGGGCTATGACTATTTTGGTGACGTACGTACAGTAGATGTTACGGTTCGACGATTACGTGAGAAAATTGAAGACAATCCTAGCCATCCTAATTGGCTAGCAACACGTCGTGGCGTCGGATATTATTTACGCCCATCAGAAGAATAA
- a CDS encoding ribose-phosphate diphosphokinase, with translation MPEPKLKLFSLSSNEPLAQKIADSVGVPLSRISVKRFADGEVQINIEESIRGDNVFVIQSTSAPVNDNLMELLIMIDALRRASANQINVVLPYYGYARQDRKARSREPITAKLVANMLERAGATRVLALDLHAAQIQGFFDIPMDHLQGAPLLADYLIESGIADKKNSVVVSPDHGGMTRARNLNNMLELESPVAVIDKRRPKPNVAEVGSIVGDVQGKIAIMIDDMIDTAGTITQGAELVMQHGAKEVYVVASHAVFSGPAVERLQNSVFTKVILTDSINLPEEKKFEKLEIVSVSELIGEAIRRISKNEAISSLFKNRFSRRTR, from the coding sequence ATGCCAGAACCTAAATTGAAACTTTTTTCACTCAGCTCAAACGAACCACTTGCGCAAAAAATCGCCGATTCGGTTGGTGTTCCGTTGAGCCGTATTTCCGTTAAACGCTTTGCTGATGGCGAAGTGCAAATTAACATTGAGGAAAGTATTCGTGGCGATAATGTTTTTGTTATTCAATCGACTTCAGCACCTGTGAATGATAATTTAATGGAATTGTTGATTATGATTGATGCACTGCGTCGTGCGAGTGCAAATCAAATTAACGTTGTCCTTCCTTACTATGGTTATGCACGTCAGGATCGCAAGGCTCGTTCGCGTGAACCGATCACAGCCAAATTAGTTGCTAATATGTTGGAAAGAGCCGGAGCTACACGCGTGTTAGCATTAGATCTTCACGCAGCACAAATTCAAGGTTTCTTTGACATTCCAATGGATCACTTGCAAGGTGCGCCGTTGTTGGCGGATTATTTGATTGAATCTGGCATTGCTGATAAGAAAAACTCTGTTGTTGTGTCACCAGATCATGGTGGAATGACACGCGCACGCAATCTTAATAACATGCTGGAATTGGAGTCACCTGTTGCAGTAATTGATAAGCGTCGGCCAAAACCTAATGTTGCTGAAGTTGGTAGCATCGTTGGTGATGTTCAAGGTAAAATAGCCATCATGATTGATGATATGATTGATACTGCGGGCACCATTACGCAAGGAGCGGAACTAGTTATGCAACATGGTGCTAAAGAAGTATATGTGGTTGCGTCACATGCTGTTTTCTCTGGTCCTGCTGTTGAGCGTTTACAGAACTCGGTATTCACTAAGGTTATTTTAACTGACTCAATTAATTTGCCTGAAGAAAAGAAATTTGAAAAATTGGAAATTGTTTCTGTAAGTGAGCTAATTGGTGAGGCGATTCGTCGCATTAGCAAAAACGAAGCAATCAGTTCATTGTTTAAAAATCGTTTTTCTCGCCGTACCCGCTAA
- the tpx gene encoding thiol peroxidase, translating into MNVLLNGNKVALEGDPLKVGDEVPHFKLVDQNNEKVKTADLLGKVTLFSVVPDLNTDICSLQTRRFNQAVDQYTDVNFVTISTNTVAEQRDWCAAEGVHNMRMLSDEQESFGYATKLYVPDTGFDTRSIYIIDAAGVVLYSQIVPEISDEPNYDAALTALSNAIA; encoded by the coding sequence ATGAACGTTCTGTTAAATGGTAATAAAGTTGCATTGGAAGGCGATCCCCTTAAAGTTGGTGATGAGGTGCCTCATTTCAAATTAGTGGATCAAAACAATGAAAAAGTTAAGACGGCCGATCTATTAGGAAAAGTGACGTTGTTTTCTGTCGTTCCGGATTTAAATACAGATATTTGTTCATTACAGACACGTCGATTTAACCAAGCTGTGGATCAATATACAGATGTTAATTTTGTGACTATCTCCACAAATACAGTAGCAGAACAACGTGATTGGTGCGCAGCTGAGGGGGTACACAACATGCGTATGCTTTCAGATGAGCAAGAATCATTTGGATATGCAACTAAGTTATACGTACCAGATACTGGTTTTGACACACGCTCGATTTACATTATCGATGCGGCAGGGGTGGTACTTTATTCGCAAATTGTGCCAGAAATTTCTGATGAACCGAATTATGATGCAGCTTTGACAGCATTATCAAATGCCATAGCATAA
- a CDS encoding Cof-type HAD-IIB family hydrolase, with protein sequence MSEIKIVSIDIDGTLINDERQIPLDVKSAVQQALAQDVKVVITTGRPLPGVRNILDELGIVGSEQYVITHNGGLMQTADGSQILFHAALDLAEYKELNAFMREQKTYIQAEDQFAAYTTNRLIHRWASFENSLVNLPLHIVDNDNELEDVEIIKGIANAESDDLDNVQANVPTSISDKMSVIRSTANNLEFINKDASKGNALEALAKALNVDIKNTMAIGDQENDYSMIERAGLGVAMGNAIEKIKTIADIETATNNDSGVARALERYVL encoded by the coding sequence ATGTCAGAGATAAAAATTGTGTCGATCGATATTGATGGCACACTGATTAACGATGAGCGTCAAATTCCGTTAGATGTAAAATCTGCAGTTCAACAGGCACTTGCACAAGATGTCAAAGTTGTTATTACAACCGGTCGACCACTTCCTGGTGTTCGCAATATATTAGATGAGCTAGGCATTGTAGGGAGCGAACAGTATGTCATCACGCATAATGGTGGCTTAATGCAAACTGCCGATGGCTCTCAAATTTTGTTTCATGCCGCACTAGATTTGGCAGAGTATAAAGAACTGAATGCCTTTATGCGTGAGCAAAAGACGTATATTCAAGCTGAAGATCAGTTCGCGGCTTATACGACCAATCGTTTAATTCATCGTTGGGCTAGTTTTGAAAATTCTCTTGTAAATTTGCCGTTACATATTGTTGATAATGACAATGAACTAGAGGATGTTGAAATTATTAAGGGTATTGCCAACGCTGAATCTGACGACTTGGATAACGTACAAGCGAATGTGCCAACAAGTATTTCTGACAAAATGTCAGTGATTCGGTCAACTGCTAATAACCTAGAGTTTATCAACAAAGATGCTTCGAAAGGCAATGCACTTGAAGCCTTAGCAAAAGCATTAAATGTTGATATTAAAAACACAATGGCAATTGGTGATCAAGAAAATGATTATTCAATGATTGAGCGCGCCGGATTAGGTGTTGCCATGGGTAATGCAATTGAAAAAATTAAAACGATAGCTGACATCGAGACAGCAACAAACAATGATTCTGGTGTAGCGCGGGCCCTAGAAAGATATGTTCTTTAA
- a CDS encoding isocitrate/isopropylmalate family dehydrogenase produces the protein MTYKLAILKGDKESSSVIDRALGIIKSAINDSTAFEVTELPFGVNATLSFNETLPNQTLRELKNYDAILVGALNQEVGTDSLLSVQESLVALRRYLNITLAFKAVQISDNNVGASPLKDPIVRDTDFVIVQSAKRADDHVDGNISVDDFAQDTITYEQREVEQVITAGFERAMNRKKVVTIVTPFDSFYTSKIWALTAEKIAKIYSDVVVNYVSLSRVISTIIQQPASLDVVVAPKWVDQILNEESQKITGLPETVPLSMKNNRGQMLYQLPQINIDDKDLMMATGEGAAKIILKECFNHYDNL, from the coding sequence ATGACGTATAAATTAGCAATATTAAAAGGCGATAAAGAATCTAGCAGTGTCATTGACAGAGCCTTGGGCATTATTAAGTCAGCTATAAATGATTCAACTGCATTCGAGGTGACGGAACTTCCTTTTGGTGTCAACGCAACACTTTCATTTAATGAAACGTTACCAAACCAGACGCTTCGTGAATTGAAGAATTATGATGCCATTTTGGTTGGCGCACTGAATCAAGAGGTAGGGACGGATAGTTTATTAAGCGTACAAGAATCACTTGTGGCATTGAGAAGATATTTAAATATTACACTTGCTTTCAAAGCGGTTCAGATTTCTGATAATAATGTTGGTGCTTCACCACTCAAGGATCCAATAGTCAGGGATACAGATTTTGTAATTGTGCAAAGTGCTAAGCGGGCTGATGATCACGTGGATGGTAATATTTCGGTCGATGATTTCGCACAAGACACAATAACATATGAACAACGTGAAGTTGAGCAAGTTATCACGGCGGGGTTTGAACGGGCGATGAATCGAAAAAAGGTGGTTACAATCGTCACTCCTTTTGATTCGTTTTATACATCAAAAATATGGGCACTAACTGCTGAAAAAATTGCTAAAATATATTCCGATGTTGTTGTAAACTACGTATCCCTATCACGTGTGATATCAACTATTATTCAGCAACCAGCTAGCTTAGATGTTGTTGTTGCTCCTAAATGGGTTGACCAGATTTTAAATGAAGAAAGCCAAAAAATTACGGGTCTACCTGAAACGGTGCCGCTGTCTATGAAAAATAATAGAGGGCAAATGCTATATCAGTTACCACAAATCAATATAGATGATAAGGATTTGATGATGGCAACTGGGGAAGGTGCAGCTAAGATTATTTTAAAAGAATGTTTTAATCATTATGATAATTTGTAA